Genomic DNA from Pseudomonas sp. CCC3.1:
GGGATGGCTCCGATTAAACGGACAGAACCCTTAAACCAAACCTTACGGCTTGGCCAACACGCAGCGCTTGAGGCGTGCTTCCAGATTGCGGTCTGGCATGGCGTGGTTACGCAGGGCGCTGACGGTCTGTTCGACATAGTCACGGGTGGTGCCGTAACGCCCGCTGGCGCTGGCCAATACCTGGCTGAGTACGCCGTCTGGCAGGTTGCCCGCATAGCTGGGCAGATGCCGTTCCAGTACAAAACCCAACGCTTGTACCTGGCTGCCATCTTCGAGTCGGCAGGTCAGCCAGTGCGGTCGATAGGAGGGGACGGGCATTTCACGCAGCCACAGAGCATTGAGCGCGGCTTCAAGGTTGTCTTCAGGCAGGCGATAGGCAAAGCCACTGCACGAGCCACCACGGTCCAGGCCAAAGACCAGGCCGGGTAGTTGCGGGGTGCCGCGGTGCTCGTGAGACCACAAATACAGCCCGCGATGATAGCCATGGACCCGGCCACGCACGCGCTCTACCGCCGAACACTCAGGGCGCCAAATCAGCGAGCCATAGGCGAACAACCAGACGGGGCCACCTTGATGGCACGCCATGGTGGCTTGCAAGGATTGTTTGAGCTGCTCCGGGGTCAGAGGCGCCCCAAGATCAAGTCGCGGCGGATAAGACATGTTTAAACAAACAGATTCGGGAGTAGTTATCACAGAAGGCATGGAGTCCTACAGGCATTACATGCAGCAAACTAAGAAATAACGTTACGAATCTTATAGCACTAAAAATGAAATGACCCGCGCGGCAAGACGTATGGCAGACAACTGGGTACTAACGTCTAAACTCAGTGTTATATCGAGTTCTGGTTCAGCCGACTAACAGACACACGTCTGTATAGTGGCTCGCCCTACGCGCATTACCGTGACAACAGAGGCCCCACTAATGAAACGCTTCGGGATCTGCGATCTGCTGTTATTGGCTCAAGCCAGCTCAGCGATGGCACAGGACAACACGCAACAAACCAAAGATGAGGGTTTCTGGTACTTACAAACCAGTGTCTATACACGGCACTTTTCGCCAGACCCTGATCACAACAACAATCAAGACCTTATTGGCATTGAGCGCAATGATGGTTCTGGCTGGTTAGTGGGCGGCGCCACTTTTCGCAACTCATTTCGCCAACGCTCGTATTACGCCTACGCGGGTAAACGCTTTGAGAGCGACAC
This window encodes:
- a CDS encoding sn-glycerol-3-phosphate transporter — protein: MKRFGICDLLLLAQASSAMAQDNTQQTKDEGFWYLQTSVYTRHFSPDPDHNNNQDLIGIERNDGSGWLVGGATFRNSFRQRSYYAYAGKRFESDTYPVYLKLTAGLLEGYHGKYQDKIPLNRFGVAPVIIPSVGIHYGPVATELVLLGFNAAMITTGIRF
- a CDS encoding gamma-glutamylcyclotransferase, which codes for MPSVITTPESVCLNMSYPPRLDLGAPLTPEQLKQSLQATMACHQGGPVWLFAYGSLIWRPECSAVERVRGRVHGYHRGLYLWSHEHRGTPQLPGLVFGLDRGGSCSGFAYRLPEDNLEAALNALWLREMPVPSYRPHWLTCRLEDGSQVQALGFVLERHLPSYAGNLPDGVLSQVLASASGRYGTTRDYVEQTVSALRNHAMPDRNLEARLKRCVLAKP